Proteins from a single region of Haloplanus sp. GDY1:
- the gatB gene encoding Asp-tRNA(Asn)/Glu-tRNA(Gln) amidotransferase subunit GatB, with amino-acid sequence MTAQALQQRDLAVVIGLEVHVQLETDTKIFCGCSTEAADDEAPNTRTCPVCLGLPGSLPVLNEAAVEAAVKVGKALDADVAEETRFHRKNYYYPDLPKNFQITQYDAPICADGTLSVSVEGDRREIGIGRAHLEEDPGSLQHEGGSIETADYTLVDYNRAGTPLMEIVTEPDFRGPGEVRAFLAKLEEVLEYLGVFDASRDGSLRIDANISLVPADEMDADGGIDESTLAAANRTEVKNISSHKGAEKALAYEVTRQKNAVERGREVEQETRHWDESRGITVSMRSKEEEKDYRYFREADLPPLQVADWKERVPIPELPDARRERFREEYGLDAEAASKLTSTKEVADFFEDVADRFDPDLAATWVADDLLGELNYRDMRITDVEGRLDEFARLIELVDADEITEKNAREVVLRTMLDEGLTPDEVVEREGLGKAGDDAVAAAVEAAIEENPEAVEDYHAGEGGALNFLVGQVMSKTGGSADPGTVNGLLRERLEE; translated from the coding sequence ATGACTGCGCAGGCGCTCCAGCAACGTGATCTCGCGGTCGTCATCGGGCTGGAGGTTCACGTCCAGCTCGAAACCGACACGAAGATCTTCTGTGGCTGTTCGACCGAGGCGGCGGACGACGAGGCCCCGAACACGCGGACCTGTCCGGTCTGTCTGGGGCTCCCCGGCTCCCTGCCCGTCCTGAACGAGGCGGCCGTCGAGGCCGCGGTGAAGGTGGGCAAGGCGCTCGACGCCGACGTCGCCGAGGAGACGCGGTTCCACCGGAAGAACTACTACTACCCCGACCTCCCCAAGAACTTCCAGATCACGCAGTACGACGCGCCGATCTGTGCCGACGGGACGCTCTCCGTGAGCGTCGAGGGCGACCGCCGGGAGATCGGTATCGGCCGCGCCCACCTCGAGGAGGACCCCGGGAGCCTCCAGCACGAGGGCGGCAGCATCGAGACGGCCGACTACACGCTGGTCGACTACAACCGCGCGGGCACGCCGCTCATGGAGATCGTCACCGAACCCGACTTCCGCGGCCCGGGCGAGGTGCGTGCCTTCCTCGCGAAACTCGAGGAGGTGCTGGAGTACCTCGGCGTGTTCGACGCCTCCCGGGACGGCAGCCTCCGGATCGACGCCAACATCTCCCTGGTCCCCGCCGACGAGATGGACGCGGACGGCGGGATCGACGAGTCGACCCTCGCGGCGGCCAACCGCACCGAGGTGAAGAACATCTCCAGCCACAAGGGCGCGGAGAAGGCCCTGGCCTACGAGGTGACCCGACAGAAGAACGCGGTCGAGCGCGGCCGCGAGGTCGAACAGGAGACGCGCCACTGGGACGAATCGCGGGGCATCACCGTCTCCATGCGCTCGAAGGAGGAGGAGAAGGACTACCGCTACTTCCGCGAGGCGGACCTCCCGCCCCTGCAGGTCGCGGACTGGAAGGAGCGGGTTCCGATCCCGGAACTCCCGGACGCCCGCCGGGAACGCTTCCGCGAGGAGTACGGCCTCGACGCCGAGGCGGCGTCGAAGCTCACCTCGACGAAGGAGGTGGCGGACTTCTTCGAGGACGTCGCCGACCGGTTCGATCCGGACCTCGCGGCGACGTGGGTGGCCGACGACCTGCTGGGCGAACTCAACTACCGCGACATGCGTATCACGGACGTCGAGGGGCGTCTCGACGAGTTCGCCCGCCTGATCGAACTCGTCGACGCCGACGAGATAACCGAGAAGAACGCCCGCGAGGTGGTCCTCCGGACGATGCTCGACGAGGGGCTGACCCCCGACGAGGTGGTCGAACGGGAGGGGCTGGGCAAGGCGGGCGACGACGCCGTCGCCGCCGCCGTCGAGGCGGCAATCGAGGAGAACCCCGAGGCCGTCGAGGACTACCACGCCGGCGAGGGCGGCGCCCTCAACTTCCTCGTCGGGCAGGTGATGAGCAAGACGGGCGGGAGCGCCGACCCCGGCACCGTCAACGGGTTGCTTCGCGAACGGCTCGAGGAGTGA
- a CDS encoding group I truncated hemoglobin has translation MSQTIYQAIGGRDAVEAVVDDFYERVLDDDQLTPYFEDADMGDLRSHQVQFISAVAGGPVEYSGDDMREAHEHLGIEEADFDLVGRYLQAALEDNGVPEEHVETIMAEVAALKAPVLGR, from the coding sequence ATGTCGCAGACGATCTATCAGGCTATCGGCGGACGAGACGCAGTCGAAGCAGTCGTCGACGACTTCTACGAGCGCGTGCTCGACGACGACCAACTGACGCCCTACTTCGAGGATGCGGATATGGGGGACCTCCGATCCCACCAGGTGCAGTTCATCAGCGCCGTCGCCGGCGGACCCGTGGAGTACAGCGGCGACGACATGCGCGAGGCACACGAACACCTCGGCATCGAGGAGGCGGATTTCGACCTCGTCGGGCGCTACCTGCAGGCGGCCCTGGAGGACAACGGCGTGCCGGAGGAGCACGTGGAGACGATCATGGCCGAGGTGGCCGCGCTCAAGGCGCCGGTGCTGGGTCGCTGA
- a CDS encoding acyl-CoA dehydrogenase family protein, translating into MDFEAPPEHALIRSTASDIASEYDPEYWREREAEGEFAADFWDELGEAGFHGLLIPEEYGGAGMGLQEMGLAMETLCAEGCGMAGTWYLVVTAGMAAIALRESGTESQKETYLTDVATGDRIFSFAITEPEAGTNTLNVGTRAERDGDGYVLNGKKAWITFADRADNMILVTRTTPRDEVDKPTQGLSLFVVDMDDPGIEVSPIRKHAINYSKSCEVFVEDVRVPETALLGEEGEGWWHLVETLNPERVGFAAAATGIAELAVSKAVDYANDREVFDAPIGTHQAVSFPITQAYTNVETARLMRRKAAWLFDRGEDCGYETNVAKAAAVEAGIDAVYHAMQAFGGWGYAVEYDVERWWREINLTRLAPVTQQMAYNHIATEMGFPRSY; encoded by the coding sequence ATGGACTTCGAAGCGCCACCCGAACACGCGCTGATCCGGTCGACCGCCAGCGACATCGCGTCCGAGTACGACCCCGAGTACTGGCGCGAACGCGAGGCGGAGGGCGAGTTCGCCGCCGACTTCTGGGACGAACTCGGGGAGGCGGGCTTTCACGGCCTGTTGATCCCCGAGGAGTACGGCGGCGCCGGCATGGGGCTCCAGGAGATGGGGCTGGCGATGGAGACGCTGTGTGCCGAGGGCTGTGGCATGGCCGGCACCTGGTATCTCGTCGTCACCGCCGGCATGGCCGCCATCGCCCTCCGGGAGTCGGGCACCGAGTCCCAAAAGGAGACGTATCTGACCGACGTCGCGACCGGCGACCGGATCTTCTCCTTCGCCATCACGGAGCCCGAGGCGGGGACGAACACGCTGAACGTCGGCACCCGGGCCGAACGCGACGGCGACGGGTACGTCCTGAACGGCAAGAAGGCGTGGATCACCTTCGCGGACCGCGCCGATAACATGATCCTGGTCACGCGGACGACGCCCCGCGACGAGGTTGACAAGCCGACGCAGGGGCTCAGCCTCTTCGTCGTCGACATGGACGACCCGGGCATCGAGGTGTCGCCCATCCGGAAACACGCCATCAACTACTCGAAGTCGTGTGAGGTGTTCGTCGAGGACGTCCGCGTCCCGGAGACGGCGCTCCTGGGCGAGGAGGGGGAGGGCTGGTGGCACCTGGTGGAGACGCTCAACCCCGAGCGTGTCGGGTTCGCCGCGGCCGCGACGGGCATCGCCGAACTCGCCGTGTCGAAGGCCGTCGACTACGCCAACGACCGCGAGGTGTTCGACGCCCCCATCGGCACCCACCAGGCCGTCTCCTTCCCCATCACGCAGGCCTACACGAACGTCGAGACGGCGCGGCTGATGCGCCGGAAGGCGGCGTGGCTGTTCGACCGGGGGGAGGACTGTGGCTACGAGACGAACGTGGCGAAGGCCGCCGCGGTGGAGGCGGGCATCGACGCCGTCTACCACGCCATGCAGGCCTTCGGCGGGTGGGGGTACGCCGTCGAGTACGACGTCGAGCGGTGGTGGCGGGAGATCAACCTCACCCGCCTCGCGCCCGTCACCCAGCAGATGGCGTACAATCACATCGCGACCGAGATGGGGTTCCCGAGGTCGTACTGA